A genomic stretch from Candidatus Neomarinimicrobiota bacterium includes:
- a CDS encoding NAD(P)(+) transhydrogenase (Re/Si-specific) subunit beta: MNVNQLINLVYILAALLFIIGVKKLSSPKTARQGNGLSSLGMLLAVVATLWHQDIIGYEWIIVGLLAGAMIGAVSARIVKMTAMPEMVALFNGSGGIASLLVGWSVYHVGSALTPSTTIPIILSVLIGGVTFTGSIIAWAKLSEVIDGKPHIFKGQHILNVIILLILLAASVFLVIKPVGMFWNTDLSMYWIFILLVLVSGILGILMVIPIGGADMPVVISLLNSFSGLAAAAAGFVISNNVLIVSGALVGASGIILTQIMSKAMNRSLGNILFSGFGSVVSGAGSAEQGEVKPITVEDAYLILEAARSVVIIPGYGMAVAQAQHVVRELAELMEKNGTEVNFAIHPVAGRMPGHMNVLLAEANVDYDKLREMDDINPTMPTVDVAIVIGANDVVNPAAREDKNSPIYGMPIINADYARTVFVLKRSMRPGFAGIENPLFYKENTRMLFGDAKHSIQGLVAEFKS, encoded by the coding sequence ATGAATGTTAATCAGTTGATTAATCTGGTTTATATCCTGGCAGCCCTTCTTTTTATTATAGGTGTTAAGAAACTCAGTTCCCCTAAAACTGCCCGGCAGGGAAACGGACTCTCATCGTTGGGTATGTTGTTGGCAGTTGTCGCAACATTGTGGCATCAGGATATTATTGGTTATGAATGGATTATTGTGGGACTCCTGGCCGGTGCCATGATTGGTGCTGTCAGTGCGCGGATAGTCAAAATGACGGCCATGCCGGAAATGGTGGCCCTTTTTAACGGATCCGGCGGTATTGCCAGTTTGCTGGTGGGATGGAGTGTATACCATGTGGGAAGTGCTCTGACACCCTCGACGACCATTCCAATCATTCTATCTGTACTCATTGGCGGAGTTACCTTTACCGGAAGTATTATTGCCTGGGCAAAATTATCTGAAGTAATTGACGGGAAGCCTCATATTTTCAAGGGTCAGCATATTCTCAATGTCATTATTCTTCTGATATTGCTGGCTGCAAGTGTTTTTCTGGTGATTAAGCCGGTAGGAATGTTCTGGAATACAGATTTATCCATGTACTGGATATTTATCCTCTTGGTTCTTGTGTCGGGTATTCTGGGCATACTCATGGTCATTCCAATCGGTGGTGCAGATATGCCGGTTGTAATTTCTCTCTTGAATTCCTTTTCTGGCCTTGCAGCTGCAGCTGCAGGATTTGTTATCAGCAATAATGTCCTGATTGTATCGGGTGCTCTGGTGGGGGCCAGCGGAATTATTCTCACTCAGATTATGTCTAAAGCCATGAACCGTAGCCTTGGAAATATCCTTTTCAGTGGATTCGGGTCAGTTGTATCAGGTGCAGGATCAGCCGAACAGGGCGAAGTGAAACCTATCACCGTCGAAGATGCTTATTTGATTCTGGAGGCGGCACGTTCTGTTGTTATAATTCCCGGTTACGGGATGGCAGTTGCACAGGCTCAACATGTAGTGCGTGAGCTGGCTGAACTGATGGAGAAAAACGGGACAGAGGTGAATTTTGCCATTCATCCTGTCGCCGGCCGGATGCCCGGACACATGAATGTCCTGCTGGCTGAAGCCAATGTGGATTACGATAAATTGCGGGAAATGGATGATATCAATCCTACCATGCCTACCGTGGATGTTGCAATCGTGATTGGTGCCAATGACGTTGTGAATCCTGCTGCCCGGGAGGATAAAAACAGTCCTATATACGGAATGCCGATTATCAATGCCGATTATGCCCGGACAGTCTTTGTGCTGAAACGCTCCATGCGTCCGGGGTTTGCCGGCATTGAAAATCCCCTTTTCTATAAGGAAAACACTCGCATGCTTTTTGGGGATGCCAAGCATTCCATTCAGGGACTGGTGGCAGAATTTAAAAGTTGA
- a CDS encoding ComF family protein encodes MELELFLDMPVDFQRSDMPWLGDVVCVYWFTPGLQILVHHLKYKQADYIGRWLGAKAGLLTRHLSINHYNALIPVPLHPRRKRKRGYNQSEQIALGISHIWNIPVMPELTYRKVNTSTQTRLNREERRQNIAGVFGIKQGRSVPARCVIVDDILTTGATTCELGRTLHEAGAEKIGIMTLGTPFTHHGIRFSPDIDETDIKP; translated from the coding sequence ATGGAACTGGAGCTTTTTTTGGATATGCCGGTAGATTTTCAAAGGAGTGATATGCCTTGGCTGGGGGATGTCGTTTGTGTTTATTGGTTTACACCTGGACTCCAGATATTGGTGCATCACTTAAAATATAAGCAGGCTGATTACATTGGCCGTTGGTTGGGTGCAAAGGCTGGCTTACTTACCCGGCATCTTTCAATAAACCATTACAACGCCCTGATTCCTGTTCCCCTGCATCCCCGGCGAAAACGGAAGCGGGGATATAATCAGAGTGAACAGATTGCCCTTGGGATATCCCATATCTGGAATATCCCGGTCATGCCAGAACTGACTTACAGAAAAGTCAACACGTCAACACAAACACGATTGAACAGGGAGGAGCGGCGGCAAAATATAGCAGGTGTATTTGGTATAAAACAAGGGCGGTCGGTTCCTGCCCGTTGTGTCATAGTGGATGACATTCTGACAACCGGTGCTACAACCTGTGAATTGGGTCGAACCCTGCATGAAGCCGGTGCGGAAAAAATCGGTATTATGACACTCGGAACCCCGTTTACACACCATGGGATTCGGTTTTCTCCGGATATTGATGAAACAGATATAAAACCTTAA
- the pruA gene encoding L-glutamate gamma-semialdehyde dehydrogenase encodes MSNGIFKVPTAVNEPILSYAPGSPERARLEKKLKELKKTTVEIPLIIGGKEVRTGNLGKCHIPHDHHHDLGVFHQAGEKEIGMAVKAAAEAWKTWSEMPWEDRAAIFKRMAVLLSGPYRDLLNAATMLGQSKSVFQAEIDSACELIDFFNFNADYMCQIYKDQPPYNTKETWNRLEYRPLEGFIFAVTPFNFTSIAGNLPTSPALMGNTVLWKPASSAVYSAYFLMKLFKEAGLPDGVINFIPGKGSVVGRMVMENENLAGIHFTGSTAVFQNMWKTVGNNIANYKTYPRIVGETGGKDFIFAHASADPDELITAMVRGAFEYQGQKCSAASRAYIPETLWNTIKDKYVETVKSIPMGDPTDLKNFMGAVIDEAAFKNITKYIDLVRESREAEFITGGNYDGSRGWFIEPTTILTTNPKFITMEEEIFGPVISLYIYKDEVYEETLKLCDETSPYALTGAIFAKDRYAIRKAEKILRHAAGNFYINDKPTGAVVGQQPFGGSRASGTNDKAGSPMNLMRWVSMRAIKENFIPPKDYRYPHME; translated from the coding sequence ATGAGTAACGGAATATTTAAAGTTCCAACAGCTGTCAATGAGCCCATATTGTCGTATGCTCCCGGAAGTCCGGAACGTGCCCGCCTGGAGAAAAAGCTCAAAGAATTAAAAAAGACAACAGTAGAAATTCCCCTGATAATCGGGGGTAAAGAAGTCCGCACAGGGAACCTGGGAAAATGTCACATACCTCATGATCATCACCATGATCTGGGTGTTTTTCATCAGGCAGGTGAAAAGGAAATTGGGATGGCAGTGAAAGCCGCTGCAGAAGCCTGGAAAACCTGGTCCGAAATGCCGTGGGAAGACCGGGCCGCGATTTTCAAACGCATGGCCGTTCTCTTATCAGGTCCTTACAGGGATTTACTGAACGCTGCCACCATGCTTGGACAAAGTAAATCAGTCTTCCAGGCAGAAATTGATAGTGCCTGTGAATTAATTGATTTTTTCAATTTTAATGCTGATTACATGTGCCAGATTTATAAAGATCAGCCCCCGTACAACACGAAGGAAACCTGGAACCGGTTGGAATACAGGCCTCTTGAAGGATTCATCTTTGCTGTCACACCTTTTAATTTTACATCCATTGCCGGCAACCTTCCGACATCACCGGCCCTTATGGGCAATACGGTGCTTTGGAAACCGGCATCCTCTGCAGTTTATTCGGCATATTTCCTGATGAAACTCTTCAAAGAGGCCGGATTGCCGGACGGGGTAATCAACTTTATTCCCGGAAAAGGTTCTGTAGTAGGACGGATGGTAATGGAAAATGAAAACCTTGCCGGCATCCATTTCACAGGTTCCACGGCTGTTTTCCAAAATATGTGGAAAACAGTGGGAAATAATATCGCCAATTATAAAACCTACCCCCGCATCGTCGGAGAAACAGGCGGTAAAGATTTTATATTCGCTCATGCATCTGCAGACCCGGATGAATTGATTACAGCCATGGTCCGGGGGGCATTTGAGTACCAGGGACAGAAATGTTCCGCCGCATCCAGGGCATATATTCCAGAGACACTTTGGAATACCATTAAAGATAAATATGTAGAAACTGTAAAATCGATTCCCATGGGTGATCCTACGGATTTGAAAAATTTCATGGGTGCAGTTATTGATGAAGCCGCCTTTAAAAATATCACAAAATATATCGACCTTGTCAGGGAATCCCGTGAGGCGGAATTTATAACCGGCGGCAACTATGATGGTTCTAGGGGGTGGTTTATCGAACCTACAACCATTCTGACAACGAACCCTAAATTCATCACAATGGAAGAAGAAATATTCGGACCGGTTATTAGCCTATACATCTATAAAGACGAGGTATATGAGGAGACACTCAAACTCTGTGACGAAACAAGTCCTTATGCCCTGACCGGGGCGATCTTTGCTAAGGACAGATACGCCATCCGGAAGGCAGAGAAAATTTTACGTCATGCCGCCGGTAATTTCTATATTAATGATAAACCGACCGGAGCAGTTGTCGGACAACAGCCCTTCGGTGGATCAAGGGCATCCGGTACAAATGATAAAGCCGGATCACCCATGAATCTCATGCGCTGGGTTTCCATGAGAGCGATTAAAGAAAATTTCATTCCTCCGAAAGACTATCGATATCCGCATATGGAGTAA
- a CDS encoding RsmB/NOP family class I SAM-dependent RNA methyltransferase: MNIPLLLTLVTELFRQATERSHLPADEVVQHYFQHKRFLGKRDRKEISGIFWHAIRHKSRFEWDSSGILSPSIKAGIPVEELVVRAYRDLYPISSAPDFRKEDGISRAWNITDKKPVREGIPDHAFYSLPEWMWIRLEQFFDRETLRDTAASLLKPAELHLRVNTLKASVEDVIRTCTEFKIHKGKILPEALRFQRKTDIKHHITYRRGGVEIQDEGSQLITRIIQPQAGDCIIDACAGAGGKSLHLAALTHNRARIIATDKYPERLMELMIRASRADAQIQIMDQKEVFKRLQGMADILFLDVPCSGSGTFRRRPDLKWNLTPESIQRYVDLQRKILKENIPLLKPGGRLVYATCSILPEENEEQMEFIMKTWPQLKPVSIPDTVRNLNIPIKPVDTPWLRIKPQDFDTDGYFVGIFEF, encoded by the coding sequence ATGAATATTCCACTCCTGCTTACCCTGGTAACGGAGCTGTTCCGGCAAGCTACGGAACGTTCCCACCTCCCTGCAGATGAGGTTGTTCAACATTATTTTCAGCATAAACGTTTTTTAGGAAAAAGGGACCGAAAAGAAATATCCGGGATATTCTGGCATGCCATCCGCCATAAATCCCGTTTCGAGTGGGATTCTTCCGGGATCCTGTCACCTTCCATAAAAGCCGGAATCCCGGTTGAAGAACTGGTAGTCCGGGCATATCGGGATCTATACCCGATATCCTCAGCGCCGGATTTCCGAAAAGAGGATGGAATAAGCCGGGCATGGAACATAACGGACAAAAAGCCTGTCAGGGAAGGAATTCCGGACCATGCTTTTTACAGCCTTCCGGAATGGATGTGGATACGTCTGGAGCAATTCTTCGACCGTGAAACACTTCGGGATACTGCAGCATCGCTTTTGAAACCGGCAGAACTCCATCTCCGGGTAAACACACTCAAAGCAAGTGTGGAAGACGTTATCCGGACCTGTACCGAATTTAAAATCCACAAAGGAAAGATATTACCGGAAGCCCTTCGTTTCCAGAGAAAGACAGATATCAAACATCATATTACATACCGGCGGGGAGGGGTAGAAATTCAGGATGAAGGGAGCCAGCTTATCACCCGGATAATCCAGCCTCAGGCGGGGGATTGCATTATCGATGCCTGTGCCGGAGCCGGAGGAAAATCCCTCCATCTTGCAGCCCTCACCCATAATCGGGCCCGTATTATTGCAACAGATAAATATCCTGAACGGCTGATGGAGCTCATGATCCGGGCTTCCCGTGCTGATGCTCAAATTCAAATCATGGATCAGAAAGAAGTTTTTAAGAGACTTCAAGGCATGGCGGACATTTTGTTTCTGGATGTCCCCTGCAGCGGGAGTGGAACCTTTCGGCGCCGGCCGGACCTGAAATGGAATCTGACACCTGAATCAATCCAACGTTACGTTGACCTGCAACGAAAAATTCTTAAAGAAAATATTCCTCTGCTAAAACCGGGGGGGCGGCTCGTATACGCAACCTGTTCCATCCTGCCTGAAGAAAATGAAGAACAGATGGAATTTATCATGAAAACCTGGCCCCAATTGAAACCGGTATCGATTCCGGACACGGTTCGGAATTTGAACATTCCGATAAAACCCGTGGATACTCCCTGGCTCAGAATCAAACCGCAGGATTTTGATACGGATGGCTATTTTGTGGGTATTTTTGAATTCTGA
- a CDS encoding NAD(P) transhydrogenase subunit alpha, whose amino-acid sequence MMVIGVLKEPTEETRIALLPEHVQKLLDSGKHQVFVERGIGESLFISDGEYEKAGAMVTDRGTLLKKAFVYVRINPPENELIQKLSNGSTWISYLDPVNRKKTVEALARQGVTVLSLEFIPRSTYAQKMDALSSQASLAGYEAVILAAERLNKIFPMMMTPAGTIQPARVFVIGAGVAGLQAIATAKRLGARVEAFDTRPVVEDEVRSLGAKFIKIDLGKTGQTKDGYAKELTEEQLEKQRQLMAKHCTLSDVVITTAQVFGRKAPLIVTREIIEKMKKGSVIVDLAVESGGNVEGAKAGEDVIINDVCIVGMKNIPGRVAVDASRMLSGNLTALLIHLMDSETGEMKSLSGDEIFQSICLARNGDVIHETLKKMWSK is encoded by the coding sequence ATGATGGTAATTGGAGTATTGAAAGAACCGACTGAAGAGACACGAATTGCTCTTCTGCCTGAACATGTACAAAAGCTGCTTGATTCAGGGAAGCACCAAGTGTTTGTTGAAAGGGGAATTGGAGAATCTCTTTTCATTTCGGATGGAGAATATGAAAAGGCCGGAGCGATGGTCACGGACCGGGGTACGCTTTTAAAAAAGGCCTTTGTTTATGTTCGGATCAATCCTCCTGAAAATGAATTGATTCAAAAACTTTCCAATGGGAGTACATGGATCAGTTACCTTGATCCGGTGAATCGAAAAAAAACTGTTGAAGCATTGGCCAGGCAGGGTGTTACAGTCCTGAGTCTGGAGTTTATTCCCCGAAGCACCTATGCTCAGAAAATGGATGCTCTGAGTTCTCAGGCGAGTCTTGCCGGATACGAAGCGGTAATCCTTGCGGCTGAGCGGCTGAATAAGATCTTTCCCATGATGATGACACCGGCAGGGACCATTCAGCCGGCCCGGGTTTTTGTGATAGGGGCCGGGGTTGCCGGTTTGCAGGCCATAGCAACAGCCAAACGGCTGGGAGCCCGGGTTGAAGCCTTTGATACGCGTCCGGTTGTGGAAGATGAAGTCCGCTCTCTTGGAGCAAAATTTATTAAAATTGATCTGGGAAAAACCGGTCAAACCAAAGATGGATACGCAAAGGAGCTCACTGAAGAGCAATTGGAAAAGCAACGACAGTTGATGGCCAAACATTGTACTTTATCGGATGTTGTTATCACGACAGCTCAGGTGTTTGGCCGAAAAGCCCCCCTGATTGTCACCCGGGAAATCATTGAGAAGATGAAAAAGGGGAGTGTCATTGTGGATTTGGCTGTAGAGTCCGGAGGGAATGTGGAAGGTGCAAAAGCCGGTGAGGATGTCATCATTAATGATGTCTGTATAGTTGGTATGAAGAATATCCCCGGGCGTGTGGCGGTCGATGCCAGCCGGATGCTGAGCGGAAATCTGACGGCACTTCTGATTCATCTTATGGATTCTGAAACAGGTGAAATGAAGTCCCTGTCGGGTGATGAAATTTTCCAATCAATTTGCCTGGCCCGGAATGGTGATGTAATCCATGAAACGCTGAAAAAAATGTGGAGTAAATAA
- a CDS encoding NAD(P) transhydrogenase subunit alpha has product MEFIYLIFILMLAIVAGFELISKVPATLHTPLMSGSNAISGITLVGALIAAGSANETVTIVLGTLAVTFATINVVGGYLVTDRMLAMFKKKKEGEDKS; this is encoded by the coding sequence ATGGAATTCATTTATCTCATATTCATTTTGATGCTGGCGATTGTTGCCGGATTTGAGCTGATTTCCAAGGTACCTGCAACACTGCATACCCCTTTGATGTCCGGTAGTAATGCCATCTCAGGGATTACATTGGTAGGTGCGCTGATTGCTGCAGGCTCGGCAAATGAAACAGTAACCATTGTTTTGGGAACACTGGCTGTTACTTTTGCCACTATAAATGTAGTAGGGGGCTACCTTGTGACGGATCGCATGCTGGCTATGTTCAAGAAGAAAAAAGAGGGGGAGGATAAATCATGA
- a CDS encoding Gfo/Idh/MocA family oxidoreductase yields MKKQIKWGILGTGRMAEIFTSELMHLPEAIVVAVGSRHHKKAEAFGERFHIPERFNSYSDLVNQSSADIIYVATPHPFHKDNTILALSAGKHVLCEKPFAINAREAESMITVSQTKGLFLMDALWIRFTPLMQWLKQALEDEVVGKPGLFSGAFGYAMDFNPESRVFNPHLGGGALLDVGIYPLSTSVWLLGMPVETKSLATLGESGIDERTGIVMKTADGMLSVFYTAVVNRTPYDFTVMGEKGMITVHEPWWHQNTLTIHPVSGRPIVKHFPFENRGYGYMALHVMSCIRKGLTESPAIPHEETLGIMKLMDQIREQIGLKYPGEDEN; encoded by the coding sequence ATGAAGAAGCAGATAAAGTGGGGGATTCTTGGGACAGGGCGAATGGCGGAGATTTTTACAAGCGAATTAATGCATTTACCCGAGGCAATAGTTGTTGCTGTCGGCTCCCGTCATCACAAAAAGGCAGAAGCTTTCGGAGAAAGATTTCATATTCCTGAACGATTTAATAGTTATTCTGACCTGGTTAACCAATCATCAGCGGATATTATTTATGTGGCAACCCCCCATCCTTTTCACAAAGATAACACCATCCTTGCCCTGTCAGCGGGAAAGCATGTTTTATGTGAAAAACCCTTTGCCATCAATGCCCGGGAAGCTGAATCCATGATAACAGTGTCTCAGACAAAGGGATTGTTCCTTATGGATGCTCTGTGGATCCGTTTTACTCCTTTGATGCAGTGGCTGAAACAGGCACTTGAGGATGAAGTTGTGGGAAAACCAGGCCTCTTTTCCGGTGCTTTTGGTTATGCCATGGATTTTAATCCCGAAAGCCGTGTTTTCAATCCACATTTAGGTGGCGGTGCCTTGCTGGATGTTGGCATTTATCCCCTTTCAACCAGTGTCTGGCTTTTGGGAATGCCAGTTGAAACAAAGTCTCTTGCAACATTGGGGGAAAGCGGCATTGATGAACGAACGGGTATTGTGATGAAAACTGCAGATGGGATGTTGTCTGTCTTCTATACGGCTGTGGTCAATCGGACTCCCTATGATTTCACGGTAATGGGTGAAAAAGGAATGATTACTGTTCATGAACCGTGGTGGCACCAGAACACCCTAACCATCCATCCGGTGTCAGGTCGTCCGATTGTAAAACATTTCCCTTTTGAAAACCGGGGATATGGATATATGGCATTACATGTTATGTCCTGCATCCGGAAAGGATTGACCGAAAGTCCTGCCATACCCCATGAGGAAACACTGGGTATTATGAAACTTATGGATCAAATCCGCGAACAGATTGGATTGAAATATCCCGGTGAGGACGAAAATTGA